In Hasllibacter sp. MH4015, the following proteins share a genomic window:
- the ettA gene encoding energy-dependent translational throttle protein EttA produces MAAYQYVYHMDGVSKTYPGGKKCFENIRLSFLPGVKIGVVGVNGAGKSTLMKIMAGMDSDFTGEAWAAEGARVGYLPQEPQLDESLSVRDNVMLGVAEKKAKLDRFNELAMNYSDETADEMAALQDEIDSNNLWDLDSQIDVAMEALRCPPDDAPVETLSGGERRRVALCKLLLEAPDMLLLDEPTNHLDAETIAWLQQHLIDYKGTILIVTHDRYFLDDITGWILELDRGRGIPYEGNYSAWLEQKAKRLEQEAREDKSRQKTLERELEWIRQGAKARQAKQKARINAYEDLASQSEREKLSRAQIVIPNGPRLGSKVIEVNNLKKGYGDRLLIEDLTFALPPGGIVGVIGPNGAGKSTLFRMLTGQEQPDDGTLEYGDTVDLSYVDQSRDALNPDATVWEEITGGAEIIQLGDAQINSRAYCSTFNFKGGDQQKKVGLLSGGERNRVHMAKLLKSGGNVLLLDEPTNDLDVETLRALEDALSDFAGCAVIISHDRFFLDRLCTHILAFEGEAHVEWFEGDFSAYEEDKKRRLGPDALEPKRLKHKKFVR; encoded by the coding sequence ATGGCCGCCTATCAATATGTCTACCACATGGACGGTGTCTCCAAGACCTATCCCGGTGGCAAGAAATGCTTCGAAAACATCCGGTTGAGCTTCCTGCCCGGCGTGAAGATCGGCGTCGTCGGCGTCAACGGCGCGGGCAAGTCAACGCTGATGAAGATCATGGCCGGCATGGACAGCGATTTCACGGGGGAGGCCTGGGCCGCCGAAGGCGCCCGCGTCGGCTACCTGCCCCAGGAACCGCAGCTCGATGAAAGCCTCTCCGTCCGCGACAACGTCATGCTCGGCGTGGCCGAGAAAAAGGCCAAGCTCGACCGTTTCAACGAGCTTGCCATGAACTATTCCGACGAGACGGCAGACGAAATGGCGGCCCTCCAGGATGAGATCGACTCGAACAACCTCTGGGACCTCGACAGCCAGATCGACGTCGCCATGGAAGCCCTCCGCTGCCCCCCCGACGATGCGCCCGTCGAAACCCTCTCCGGCGGGGAACGCCGCCGCGTGGCGCTCTGCAAGCTGCTCCTCGAAGCGCCCGACATGCTCCTCCTCGACGAGCCCACCAACCACCTCGACGCCGAAACCATCGCCTGGCTCCAGCAGCACCTGATCGACTACAAGGGCACCATCCTGATCGTCACCCACGACCGCTATTTCCTCGACGATATCACCGGCTGGATCTTGGAGCTCGACCGCGGCCGCGGCATCCCCTACGAAGGCAACTACTCCGCCTGGCTCGAACAAAAGGCCAAGCGCCTCGAACAGGAGGCCCGGGAAGACAAATCCCGCCAGAAAACCCTCGAACGCGAACTCGAATGGATCCGCCAGGGCGCCAAAGCCCGCCAGGCCAAGCAGAAGGCCAGGATCAACGCCTACGAGGATCTGGCCAGCCAATCGGAGCGCGAAAAACTCTCCCGCGCCCAGATCGTCATCCCCAACGGCCCCCGCCTCGGCTCCAAGGTCATCGAGGTCAACAACCTCAAAAAAGGCTACGGCGACCGCCTCCTGATCGAAGACCTTACCTTCGCGCTGCCTCCAGGCGGCATCGTCGGCGTCATCGGCCCCAACGGCGCGGGCAAATCCACCCTCTTCCGCATGCTCACCGGCCAAGAACAGCCCGACGACGGCACGCTGGAATACGGCGACACCGTTGACCTCAGCTACGTCGATCAGAGCCGTGACGCCCTCAACCCCGACGCCACCGTCTGGGAGGAAATCACCGGCGGCGCGGAAATCATCCAACTTGGCGATGCCCAAATCAACTCCCGCGCCTATTGCTCCACCTTCAACTTCAAAGGCGGCGACCAGCAAAAAAAGGTCGGCCTCCTCTCAGGCGGCGAACGCAACCGCGTCCACATGGCGAAACTGCTGAAGAGCGGCGGCAACGTCCTCCTGCTGGATGAGCCCACCAACGACCTCGACGTCGAAACCCTCCGCGCCCTCGAAGACGCGCTCAGCGACTTCGCCGGCTGCGCGGTGATTATCAGCCACGACCGCTTCTTCCTCGACCGCCTCTGCACGCACATCCTGGCGTTTGAGGGCGAGGCCCATGTCGAATGGTTCGAAGGCGATTTTTCGGCTTATGAGGAAGATAAGAAGCGGAGGCTTGGACCGGATGCGCTTGAGCCGAAGCGGCTGAAGCATAAGAAGTTTGTGCGGTAG